CGTCTCGATCGTTCAGTTTTGTAATCTGCGACACCGGCGGTTGAGAACGCGATTTGACGTCACTGCGTCGCGTTACTAGCAGGCTCTTagttattttaaagtgtttatattttttgtatatttctaTAGATTGTACGCGTGGTTTGTAAAGacctttatatatattttactgtgGTTATATCATGGTACTGTCAGGTGGTAATACCATGGTACCGATggatttttatattgatataacaTGTTATTTACATACACTAAGGAACTTCAAAGAGTGCCATAAAATTACCAACTTGGTACTGTCGGTCAAGTGTTGTTATACTTTGCTTATAACAAGTAAGCTAACATGTTGTTCATTGGTATTTTGGTGTAAGGGAGTGACTCTTATTTCTGTTGTTGTCAGAGGTTTGGTTGTATTTgacctttgtgtgtgtgtgtgtgtgtgtgtgtgtgtacttgtgtacGTGTTTGACTCAGATTGTGTTGTCAACCTCCTCTGCTCATTAAATTAGCCACTAAAAAAAGACACACCATGGTACTTTATGGATATTGCATGATACCACCGTCTTGTTCTATAGAATATCATTCTTTACATTACTCTTTGTTAATACCACGGTAAATTGATATGGTAGTTGTtatcaaaaaaattaagaaaattcATCCAGTTAAAGTCATTTTAGTTAATTTGAAGTCAAGAAAATCTAATGCATGACATAATGTCTAATCTGGCAGGGATTACTTGAGATTTCTCTTGTGTGAGATTACCGCGGTAACCTCCGGAAGGTGTCATAGACAGTGGATTCACCGGCATACATGGATAGAGAGTCTTCTAAATGCTGATCAGAGATCTGATTTTTCTGTAGAGTGGGATGTCAAACATAGAAAGTGGTGGAAGATCAAATGCTAAAcgttaaatgttaaaatcagcatgaaacggaagttgtgATGGTGTTTTTGTTCATATTGTGACATCTATCCCAGTAAACCGGCATCTGGAACGATAAAAAATACGGACAGGATCTGTTTTCATCTTTCTGGAAATCGATAGTTGAAGGTCTGACAGTCAATATAGTCCCGCACTTCGTTTTGAGAAGTACTTCATGCAGAGACTAGAAGTTATTTGATTGTTATGAGGGCACAACACACATGATGTAAAAACCGCatggaaaaataatttattataaactacgatgtttctgaaaaaataagaattgtctgTTTTGATTTCGTGGTTATATTAAAGTTTCGATGTTTTGTTGACATTATGATATCAATGTGTCTGTCTCCACGATTCAAACGTGAACATTGTTTAAAGGTATCtctcatcaaaataaaagctttgcTTTTCTCTGAGGTTACAACAGCGATGGTGAACTTAACCAATATTCTAAGagatctttttttgtaattttcagGCTTTTATtatagatatacagtatatacaaattATTAACCTGATAAAACCGGTTAAGATGAACATAATAAAGTTCATTATGATTCATAATTAAAATCACATTCATGTCTGCGTCTCTTTGGAAATCGCCATCTAATTCAGTTTAGTTTTTTGAAACCAAAACAGTTTACcgtattttaaatatttcaatatacgAAGATttgaaacttttgttttttttccagattaATTTAAACCACAACTATTGTTTTGAATGGCTGCATAATGAAGGCCCAACTGCAGATAACTGGTAAGATTTTCACCaattcatcattttaataatcttttcatattttacgACTAACTCTACGATTGTTTAGTGATAACACTTGTGATATCACGGGGTCAGAATAAATGATGGTTTGATTGATATGacatttatttctcattcaTCAGTTTTGTCCGCCAAGCTGCGGGAGAATAAGAAGAACTGGTTCGGGCCCAGTCCGTATGTGGAGGTGTGTGTGGACGGCCAGTCCAAGAAAACGGAGAAATGTACCAACACAAACAGCCCCAAATGGAAGCAGTCGATCACTGTGTAAGACGAACTCAAATCACTGATCCAGAATCATTTTCTTCCTCTCACATTAAGAGTTAATGGTGTTGTTTATGTTCTCTGTAGGATCGTCTCACCTTTCAGCAAGTTAATTTTCCGAGTTTGGAGTCATCAGACCCTGAAGGCTGACATTCTGCTGGGTATGGCCGCTCTGGAAGTCAGCGAGACCCTTAAAGCCAATAATATGAAGAGTGAGTTAACGCTCTCCATTTGTGTGTAAGGTTTGGTGTCTGAGCTTTAGCAGGTGCaggtttgtattttattgccttctttgtaagagagagagagagagagacatgccGGTGAAGTGACTTTTCAGATGCTGTGGTCATCGGCTCTGTGTATGAGAATTTGAGATTAACTGGCATGAATTTGTGAATGGAGAGAAGTCAGAACCAGGTTATCTTGAACTTTTCTGTGATGTTTCACATGTTTCTTCAGCTCTTTGAGAGTAATattatgttgttgtgtgtgtcagTTTGTGAGGTCGTGCAGTCTCTGCAGTTGAGCTCGAACAGAGAGAGGTCAGAGGTGGTTGGAGATCTCTCGGTGTGTTTGGACGGACTGCAGGTGGATCACGAGACATTCGCTTCTGAGGAACAAAAGCACAGTGAGACTTTAAACAGTTAATTGCCATAGTTACGACGATGACTTACCATTCAGAACTAGGCATGGGCCGAACACCGGTTTCAAGGTATACCGCGGTTTGGGGGAAAGTCGTGGTTTTAAAGTGTCACGAAGCCTCCCTTTTCAGCTACATTGTACCGCACTGTagttttttaaaaatgcaattaaaacgGACGTGAACGCTGTGAGAAGAACCAGAAAAAACAGCGAAGGTTCTGGCGTGGGAGACAGACGCTCCAATCACAAGGCGCTGTCATGAATAATTAGAagaaatgtcttctcattggtcaagaaaatacagtctcatgaataataatgagacaCGGACGCGTTATCGATGTACTATGGTACATCGCCACGTAACATCCTTTGACGGTGGCCAGAGGAGGATTTTAAAGGCAACAATAGtgcaaaaatattgaaatgaactAGTTTTCTCTACTGTAATAACTTACTGTTTCTAACATTGTGCAACACAACCGACTTTGtttacatctaaataaatgttgtttagtgttttgtggCTCTTTATAAACTCTAAAAGTTTCTGTTGTTCCGTTCCAAAGGTATGAGCTGTTTTTGCAGGAATCCATCAGGTTCTGTGCTATATTTTGTTTATGCTAATTAGTTGTTTGGTCAtctgcatttcatttatttatgtactgAGTACATGTAGATATTGATGGATGAATGCATGGATGTTTATTTACTGGAAATGCATGTAAAAGAAGACTAGAAAGGGGTGCCATGCTTCCAAAATGTTTGGGAAGCACTGATTTAAACTGACCTACTGTACATGTTTACTTTTGttccaaatattttgtgttgctgAAAAAATCTGATCTATTGTGTTCAAAGTTTTTTACTCAGACatttaaagaacacattttaaagctgcaaccGCAGTACTGGCACACCGTGAAATGTGGCTTAGGGTTACCATACCGTCGAAATCTCATACCGGCCCATGCCTATTCAGAACACGTCTACCATTCACAAATGTTGACACATTTCTATTTCCtaattgtttttgtataatCACAGATGCTATTTTGAATGAAGAATTGAATGGGAATGTAGCAGTGAGGTAAATATTACTCTACTGTATTGCACAGAATGCACCAATAATAgcactgtttatttttgcatttatgagACGAGGCTGATTGTGATATACTTTCAGCTTTTCAGATCAAGTATCTGATGGCTCATTCTGTTTTGAATTTGTCTCATCGTCGTGATCGTTCATTTgctttgtgtctgtttgttgtAGTCGAGATTCTTCTCCATCCAGTGACATCACCGATGATGCGTCACTGCCCAATGGTCATGCGGTAGGAAGTAGCGGCTCGGCCTCTCCGTCTACAGGGGCTCTGAGACCACCACGCCCACCTCGACCCCAGCGACTGCCCCCTGCCTCCCCACACAAACCTGCTTCAATAGGTTCTTATGCTTTTTACTTCAGCCTCggtaacatatttattttagtaacgaaATAGTAGCAAGACTTTATTTGGTAATGTGAATAAGAATGGGATGTCATTACTGATTTCCGAATAAAACGATTTTAAaattttgtgtgaatgtgtaagTGTGCTTACATAGCACATCAAGTCTGTAAAAAGCAGAAGATGGTGTGACCCCTCATAACGTAAAGCCTTTTACTATTGTGTCTAGGGTCCTCAGCTGGCTCCACTCCTACTCACGGCAGCAGCGCTCCCAGCCCCGAGACGTCTCCGCCCGTGTGTGTGAACGGAGAAACGGAGAGCCAGGGGTCAAGCACTGGGTCAGGGACCGGGTCAAATCAAGCCCCCAGGGCCAGTCCGACTCCCCCCGTGGCTTCTCTGATTACTAACGGCCCTCTGCCTCCTGGGTATGTTAAATGAGAGAATTATTAGTCATATTAATAGCACACATTTCAATACACACTGTACAATGAATGTCCTGGCCATAATACACCTACTAAAAGCCAGTGCATTCTACCAGTTGTTCAGGACATTAAGGAGGCGGTGTGAGCCTGTATGAAATTAATTATAGTGTGCTTTCTTTGTTGTGTGTGTAGGTGGGAGCAGCGAATGGATCTTAACGGCCGTGTTTACTATGTCGATCACATTGAGAAGAGAACCTCATGGGACCGTCCAGAACCACTTCCGCCAGGGTAACGGTTTCATCCTTAAAACTCTCTTTTCACTTCAATTTATAGGTGATCACATATTTTGTTgttgaagtgtgtaatttttagACCGTCGAGTTTTAAGGTGCCATAGAAATAAAATCCTCACCACACAAAAAATGTTATGACACAATACTTACACTTGctgttgtgtgcttgtgtggTAGCTGGGAGCGTCGCGCAGACCCGATGAGCCGCGTGTACTTCGTCGATCACATAAACAGAACCACCACGTGGCAGCGGCCCACGCTGGAGTCGGTCCGGAACTATGAGGAGTGGCAGAACCAGCGCAGTCAGCTGCAGGGAGCCATGCATCGCTTTAACCAGAGATTCATATACGGGGTCAgtccacatacacacaatcacaccAGACGAAGTGCTTTTATAGGTAAAATAGCTTTGTCTTCATGATCATTAGTATCCAAACCCTCATGGCTTGTTTTTGGAACACAACATGGTGGTTTGTGAAATAAAAGGACACTGTGGTCAAGCTCCACAAATCACAAAAACTTTCTAGAATTCATCTACAAGTCTCCTGCAGTCATCCGATGGCTTTGCGGCACATGCACGTTTCTCGTTCTGCCTTTTATTATGCAGTAAAAGAGCAGCCTGGATATTCATCCACAAACACTCCTGTTCCACCGAGGAaaaaagtcatacgggtttggaatgacgtggaagtgaaaaaaataatgaaacaagttTCCAGAGTGAAGAAAATGTCCTCATAGACTGCCGGGGTATCTTTTCATCCTCTGATTGTCCTTCTCTTCAGCTCCAGGAACAGCTGGCGCCCACAGCTAATAAAGAGTTTGACCCTCTGGGACCTCTGCCACAAGGATGGGGTGAGTCAGCACACCTCTTTCCTTTATTTTATCCTGCAGAGAGGATGTCATATTTTACCCCTGTGGCACTCATGTCATGTTACCCTCATCTGtctgcacgtgtgtgtgtttggcccACAGAGAAACGGACAGACAGTAATGGCAGAATGTATTTTGTTCATCACCCCACAAGATGCACACAGTGGGAGGATCCTCGCACGCAAGGGTGGGATACAGTCACGCATTTCAAGACAAGTTGATATCTATTCATGATGTAAACTGTTGATGATTGTTTTAAGTTGTAacgggtttgttttgtttcatcaggTTGCTGAATGACAAACCTCTGCCGGAAGGCTGGGAGATGAGATTTACCGTGGACGGGATTCCATATTTTGTCGACCACAACAGAAAATCGACAACATACATCGATCCGCGTACAGGGAAATCATCTCTGTGAGTCATTTCATATGTTCTGATCCACGAATAGAATCAGTTgccttaatatatatttaaaactacaGATCACAGCGTCATAGGTAACCTGTGTAGTCCAAGTTTGTGATCACAATACATGATTTATCGGTATGTTATTCTGAagaaaacatgtgttttcacTTGTGAAACCATTCTTCCTGTCCGTTGACATAACAAAAGCCtcattattatatattgttgTATCATAATCACAAGTCCAATCATCATACACAAGATTATTCATTATTCTGAAACGTGTCATGTTTATATTCAGAGTTGTGAATGCTGTTTAATGATGgtgattttactgtttttgtgaCGTCACAGCGAGAACGGCCCTCAGATCACATACGTGCGAGACTTCAAAGCTAAAGTGCACTACTTCCGCTTCTGGTGTCAGGTGTGACCCTCCATTACCCTCATCATTAAAACTCTTAACAAACTGTGGTATATTGGCACACGTGActtttttcatttctattttttcaCAATGAAGCAACTAGCAATGCCCCAGCACATTAAAATCCATGTGAGTCGTAAAACGCTGTTCGAGGATTCGTTTCAACAGGTGAATAAGTATTTCACGTACAGGTTAATCCTGGCACAGTGTGAAATGCAGCGAGTCGCAAGCAactgaatgttttttaattatttagatTATGAGTTGCCATCCGCAAGACCTGAGACGAAGA
This DNA window, taken from Triplophysa dalaica isolate WHDGS20190420 chromosome 6, ASM1584641v1, whole genome shotgun sequence, encodes the following:
- the itcha gene encoding LOW QUALITY PROTEIN: itchy E3 ubiquitin protein ligase a (The sequence of the model RefSeq protein was modified relative to this genomic sequence to represent the inferred CDS: deleted 1 base in 1 codon) — protein: MKAQLQITVLSAKLRENKKNWFGPSPYVEVCVDGQSKKTEKCTNTNSPKWKQSITVIVSPFSKLIFRVWSHQTLKADILLGMAALEVSETLKANNMKICEVVQSLQLSSNRERSEVVGDLSVCLDGLQVDHETFASEEQKHNAILNEELNGNVAVSRDSSPSSDITDDASLPNGHAVGSSGSASPSTGALRPPRPPRPQRLPPASPHKPASIGSSAGSTPTHGSSAPSPETSPPVCVNGETESQGSSTGSGTGSNQAPRASPTPPVASLITNGPLPPGWEQRMDLNGRVYYVDHIEKRTSWDRPEPLPPGWERRADPMSRVYFVDHINRTTTWQRPTLESVRNYEEWQNQRSQLQGAMHRFNQRFIYGLQEQLAPTANKEFDPLGPLPQGWEKRTDSNGRMYFVHHPTRCTQWEDPRTQGLLNDKPLPEGWEMRFTVDGIPYFVDHNRKSTTYIDPRTGKSSLENGPQITYVRDFKAKVHYFRFWCQQLAMPQHIKIHVSRKTLFEDSFQQIMSCHPQDLRRRLWIIFPGEEGLDYGGVAREWFFLLSHEVLNPMYCLFEYAGKDNYCLQINPASSINPDHLKYFKFIGRFIAMALFHGKFIDTGFSLPFYKRILNKPLALKDLESIDPEFYNSLMWIKDNSLEECGLEMFFSVDKEILGEVTTHELKPDGGNIQVTEENKEEYIRLVAEWRLSRGVEEQTLSFLEGFNEVLPQQYLQYFDAKELEVMLCGMQEIDLGDWQRNTIYRHYARNSKQIVWFWQFVKEIDNEKRMRLLQFVTGTCRLPVGGFADLMGSNGPQKFCMEKVGKENWLPRSHTCFNRLDLPPYKSYEQLKEKLLFAIEETEGFGQE